Proteins encoded together in one Argiope bruennichi chromosome 1, qqArgBrue1.1, whole genome shotgun sequence window:
- the LOC129969311 gene encoding uncharacterized protein LOC129969311, which translates to MKIFVLLLCLALLGVAQALRRSDENFFMQHGIMTNCRGNTTFGSFSWCTMRCDNMMHPFKDCNRPSQLGCVCKRGYIPLDANLKKLRCVKLYDCPIWGEGRSLY; encoded by the exons ATGAAGATCTTTGTTCTGTTACTGTGTCTGGCTCTTCTCGGAGTTGCTCAAGCTCTGAGACGATcagatgaaaatttctttatgcaGCATGGTATTA TGACAAACTGCCGTGGAAACACGACTTTTGGATCTTTCTCTTGGTGCACCATGCGTTGTGATAATATGATGCACCCGTTCAAAGACTGCAATCGGCCGTCTCAGTTGGGATGCGTGTGCAAGAGAGGCTACATCCCTCTCGATGCTAATTTGAAAAAGCTTCGATGTGTTAAGCTGTATGACTGCCCGATCTGGGGAGAAG